From Leishmania mexicana MHOM/GT/2001/U1103 complete genome, chromosome 9, a single genomic window includes:
- a CDS encoding putative DNA photolyase produces the protein MRQVETDSALLAAAQGLTPPLSDSPVGEVDQAAAIEEDGSHGGGMFASKPPWGSPAPPLALAEDAAELATDLAQEVGALYADFGVTSARCWEQAEQKMGADSGRRDDDGVEFGDDVERDEQLLASLKGRHVRLQNTPDVVMPPLIIPDRNGGVAADTQLLLHCRGGESEASALAVAPRITAHLLHRHSYLAEQDRLYLGPCTAPEAQLRPPDAMRAALPSAGTQRHGCCVLVVFSTTDLRVHDNQLLAFASVCARAAAAEAGGPVPVIGVCVLDYRTFAQPSTVGGFFRQSPQRAQFLLDTVAALRRKLEDTLHVPLLVRCGRPEEHVPRLAVELRAMDVLMTTQYAPHERRVQALMVRRLQAGTWVSREEVADETVVASEIGQGASVTPLDAHCGSAAEEDDPLIAVVEHASCGVGGQHPYHRGSNLPSHCRAAAALPVVHSVWQSTLVHLDDLPTPLAAMKEGERWYHDDVTVSTIRPTEPYDKATALLAKLPRTWQAAALLPTENERYGRAGPSVLRGALPRLEDLGYSAAAARGTDFAFQEVIATQSSHPDAGEDAALVRLQDWLAQGGVTSLLRYGRERRTNTKMYSQKLARVSPYIALGALSPRKYYEVLREFAQANQRDAFVQQQFREGLLRLSRRDYWHWMGLRFGDRLFFSYGPHPEHTDDVPEWRHDRKVVQRWCDGLTGIPFADAAMRELVGTGFVAQEGRQALAWLLTRGYGQDWRLGAEWMERCSLDYDPFVCYGNYAYSCGLMLDDFGEPVRNVYYLAHQHDQTGIYVKKWLPQLSKVPPVYIHRPHVLTERMQAMHGVYLGRNYPYPLKLWQGAQRSLSAAKLTAYYPQGIVKGPGYAEALRYGSAVMHPEEYNAAVSPGYLQRQEWATMLPASAFAGIEDSDEMARHFSLLEAAAPRKSAAPAAAVAAESTLKRATA, from the coding sequence ATGCGCCAAGTCGAGACCGATTCCGCGCTCCTTGCCGCCGCTCAAGGACTTACACCGCCGCTCTCGGACTCACCGGTCGGCGAAGTCGAccaggcagcagcgataGAAGAGGATGGTtcgcacggcggcggcatgtTCGCAAGCAAGCCTCCATGGGGCTccccggcgccaccgcttgCGTTGGCTGAAGATGCCGCTGAGCTTGCAACTGATCTGGCGCAAGAGGTGGGCGCGCTCTACGCTGACTTTGGTGTTACATCGGCACGTTGTTGGGAGCAGGCAGAGCAGAAAATGGGAGCAGACAGTGGTCGccgagacgacgacggcgtcgaaTTCGGAGACGATGTCGAGCGTGatgagcagctgctcgctTCCCTGAAGGGCCGCCACGTACGACTGCAAAACACGCCCGACGTGGTGATGCCACCCCTCATCATCCCCGATAGAaacggcggcgtggcggcggacacgcagctgctgctgcactgtcgcgggggagagagcgaagcaTCTGCCTTGGCGGTCGCACCGCGGATAACAGCGCACCTCCTTCACCGGCACAGCTATCTTGCGGAGCAGGATCGACTGTACCTTGGCCCTTGCACAGCGCCAgaagcgcagctgcggccgccggATGCCATGCGAGCAGCACTCCCATCTGCGGGCACACAgcgccacggctgctgcgtccTTGTCGTCTTCTCCACCACGGACCTGCGTGTTCACGATAACCAGCTCTTGGCATTCGCCTCGGTGTGCGCcagggcggccgccgcagaggcagGCGGCCCAGTTCCCGTcattggtgtgtgtgtactcgACTACCGAACCTTTGCGCAGCCGAGCACTGTCGGCGGCTTCTTCCGTCAGAGCCCTCAGCGGGCGCAGTTCCTGCTTGATACggtcgcggcgctgcgccgcaagCTGGAGGACACACTGCATGTGCCTCTCCTGGTTCGCTGTGGTCGGCCAGAGGAGCACGTGCCCCGCCTGGCCGTGGAGCTGCGGGCGATGGATGTTCTCATGACGACTCAGTACGCCCCCCACGAGCGACGCGTGCAAGCGTTGATGGTGCGTCGACTCCAGGCGGGGACGTGGGTGTcgcgcgaggaggtggctgacgagacggtggtggcgagtGAAATTGGGCAAGGAGCATCAGTGACGCCACTTGACGCACACTGTGGCTCCGCAGCGGAGGAAGACGATCCGTTgatcgccgtcgtcgagcacgcgagctgcggcgtcggtggCCAGCATCCATaccaccgcggcagcaacttgccctcgcactgccgcgccgcggctgctctGCCGGTGGTGCACAGTGTCTGGCAGTCGACGCTGGTGCACCTCGACGACTTGCCGACACCGCTGGCCGCCATGAAGGAAGGCGAGCGGTGGTACCACGACGACGTCACGGTGAGCACGATCCGGCCGACCGAGCCGTACGACAAGGCgaccgcgctgctggcgaagcTGCCTCGAACCTGGCAAGCGGCTGCCCTGCTTCCCACGGAAAACGAGCGGTACGGGCGAGCGGGGCCATCCGTCCTGCGGGGGGCGCTACCGCGGCTCGAAGACCTGGGCTacagcgccgcagccgcccgcGGGACAGACTTCGCCTTCCAGGAAGTGATCGCCACCCAGTCGTCTCACCCGGACGCcggcgaggacgcggcgCTGGTACGCCTGCAGGACTGGCTGGCGCAGGGCGGCGtgacgtcgctgctgcgctacgGACGCGAGCGGCGCACTAACACGAAGATGTACTCACAGAAGCTGGCACGCGTGTCACCGTACATCGCGCTCGGTGCCCTGTCCCCGCGCAAGTACTATGAAGTACTGCGGGAGTTCGCGCAGGCGAACCAGCGCGACGCGtttgtgcagcagcagttccGCGAGGGTTTGCTGCGGCTGTCTCGGCGGGACTACTGGCACTGGATGGGCCTGCGCTTCGGCGACCGGCTCTTCTTCTCGTACGGGCCGCACCCCGAGCACACGGACGACGTACCGGAATGGCGTCATGACCGtaaggtggtgcagcggtggtgcgatGGACTGACCGGCATCCCCTTCGCAGATGCCGCGATGCGGGAGTTGGTAGGGACAGGCTTCGTCGCGCAGGAGGGGCGGCAGGCTCTGGCGTGGCTGCTCACGCGTGGCTACGGACAAGACTGGCGCCTCGGCGCTGAGTGGATGGAGCGCTGCTCCCTCGACTACGACCCGTTCGTCTGCTACGGAAACTACGCGTATAGCTGCGGGCTTATGCTGGACGACTTCGGCGAGCCTGTCCGAAACGTGTACTACCTCGCCCACCAGCACGACCAGACCGGCATCTACGTAAAGAAatggctgccgcagctgtcgAAGGTGCCACCGGTGTACATACACCGCCCACATGTGCTGACGGAGCGCATGCAGGCGATGCACGGCGTGTACCTAGGCAGAAACTACCCCTACCCACTCAAGCTGTGGCAAGGGGCGCAGCGCAGTCTGTCCGCCGCCAAGCTCACGGCGTACTACCCGCAGGGCATAGTGAAAGGTCCTGGGTACGCGGAAGCGCTGCGGtacggcagcgccgtgatGCACCCCGAGGAGTACAACGCCGCTGTGTCGCCTGGCtacctgcagcggcaggaatGGGCGACAATGCTACCAgcctccgccttcgccgGCATcgaggacagcgacgagaTGGCGAGGCACTTCTCCCTCTTggaggcagcagctccacggaagtctgccgcacccgccgccgctgtggcggcggagtCCACTTTGAAGAGGGCCACCGCGTAG